Within the Medicago truncatula cultivar Jemalong A17 chromosome 4, MtrunA17r5.0-ANR, whole genome shotgun sequence genome, the region GTGCATTAAGCCGTAAACCAAGCTCGTTAACCTTCCGTTCTAAGTCGGCAAGATCTGCTTCTATCAGCACTATTTCCTCAACATTTGTCTTGGTCTGTGGAAAGTATGAAGATTAAGAAGTTGTTGCATTatgaaaacaaataaacaatatatGAATGAGATAGACTAACCTTTTCATCAATACCAGATAACTCAGATGAAGTCCCTGGAGGAAACTCAAGTCCTGCTTCAAGAGTTGCCCTCAAGCTCTTCTCCATTAGCAATTGTTCCTGTAATTTATCCACCTGCAAGGGAATAGTAGGTAACAGAATCTCAATTTACATGAGTATGGAGCAAGAGGGGCACGTGGAGTGGGTATGTTCTCTCATAATGAACTTACATTTCGCTCAAGAACCACACGACGCTCGTACAATGCTTCCTTTCGTGTTTCCACATAAGACTGCagttttacatttatttttaccTGCAAGAGGAAATGAAAATGGACAATTGATTCTTGTACACAGACaaggtaaaattgagaaaaccaaGGTTTAACCTCCTCTGCAATTTGCCTATGCAATTCTGTCTTAACAGCTTCAAGCCTCTCAACTTCAGCTCTAAGAATCATGAGAAACATAAGTTAGTGGACAGAGTAAgtgaaaaaaatgataagagtCATTTAAGTGACTTCTCCATTTCAAACGATACTCTAACACTGGTAACGTCCAGTGAAATAGTATAAGATACTCTACGATAATATCAAGatattattatacattttataCCTTATAacagttcaattttatttattatggaaACTTAAAATACATTTCAAAACATGAAAAGGAAAAGCGGTTTCATGGATTTTTTTAGCAATGAGGagtcaatttaatatatatgaGTGGATTGCATGGCTTTGATGTTTATTTCATGTACACTCTTTATCAACGTATTATTATCTATGTTTCTGAAAGACTCTTCATGgacaaacataaataatttgataAGCATATTGCATGGCCTTGTAGAGTATCCCTCAAATATAACATGCTCTGATTGTAGCATAAAAGGAGTCTGTATCTACGAAGCATAAAAAGAGTTTGAAGAACCACAGTTCAAAGGCAAAGAACGAGTTACATCACAAATATACCAAGAAAAAATCGAACCAAGAATTCCACAGTTCTTAGATGTCAATTACTTGCTCATTTTCGTCTAGAAAATCAATGGATTCCATGGAAAGGTCCTTGCTTCCCTAGACATCATACAGAAAGAAGACATATTAACCTGGACTTTATAGTTACAGAATAAACTTAAACCGGTCTCAAGTAAAGTATAAAATTAGCCCGAAATATGAAAGTTTTAGCCAATTTAGGGGAAATGACAGTGACAAAGACAATTGCCAATATTAAAAAAGTCACATAACTAATCATGAGAAGATTTACTCACATGGTTTTGCCCCAAAACAGTGCGGCGTCGATGCATTTTTCTATTGGATATGGCGTCGTTACATGAAGAAGTGCTAGGACAATTTGATCTATTCATTGTAGTTTGGTCAGGGGATAAGCCTTCAATTATATCTGTGGGCTTAGTGGAGTCATTTGCAGAAGCAGTCTTATTTTGGCTTGTGAAATTTTCACAGCTTTTGATATCTTCAGACTGAGGCAATGAGACTTCAAGATGGTCACAAACCTCTGAGGACTTTGAACTTGAATATGAAATATTATGGTCCTAtacatcaaacaaaaaaaagtaattgatttaagaatttattaaaCATCAAACCTTATATaattaaacaagaaaaagtAATTGATTAAAGAATTTATTGAGTTTGGGTAGGGAAAAACTTGTTTGATAATACAAAGGTTAAACTAAAACTAAGGTCAGTTAAACGTTATACTTGAGAAAAGGATGTAATTAGAGTAAAACCAGAATTCCACCATGTTGAACTACACATTTCTTCCTCCATGAAAACATGAGTTCCTATCTTTTTCATAAACTAAATATAGTCCAACAGAAATAAATGAATATGCTCACTTACAAACTTATTTGCTATAATGTCATCAAATTGTCATGACTTAACTAAGACTCGAACCTTATCATATTCATCATTGACTGCAGAGTCTCCGGTCTCGCTGTTGGTTTCACTAACAAGTTCATCACTAGCATCTACATCTGACCCCTCTATTGATTCATCTTGCTCATCatcataataatcatcatagGACAAATCATCATCCTCACTCTCAGATTCATCATCTTCTGAGTCTATGTACATATCAGGTCCGGGAGACGAAGAACCTTCCTGATAGAACACTAATAACTTAGAAACATGTGGAGACAGTAGCATAGAGAgtttgaaattaatataattagaagaagcatgtatttttttaatcaaaaagagGCAGAGATCCCCCTGTGTACAAGTCCAAACATTCAAAAggtttaaattgattttaaccTTGTTGCATGGAGTCAAGATTAGgaatgaaaatcacattttaaCATTGGCGTTCTCATCAAAAGATGCACCTTATTTTCTGTCGAAGTTATGGGTTTTATATAAGAGAGAAATAGTAAGAGCTTGAATATTATCGAAAATAACTTGACAATACTTGATGCAAAATACTAAATACTAGCCTCAATTTGTAGAGATTCATATTCTTAAAGAGTTCAATTTAATTGGTATGCGAGTAAAATAGTTTCACACATGTATTCTATAATGTTTTACCACATAGAcagttttaaaactaaaataggaaaatgacatgatttttttttgtgttaactcTCTGGTTCCCAATAATCCGAAGTTGATGAGGCGGTAAGGTAAGTAAAGCCTGACCAAAAATTGTTTATCCCAGAGATCATTGAATTTGGGTTCTCATGTAGGAAAATGATATGATATTGATATATGTAATTGGACGAATGTGCTAAAACTTTCTTACATTTACCGtacatacaaattaaattcatagttaaaataaaggaaaatggcaaaagcattttttttcctggctatctatttttttattttagttattcaTTTAGAAATAATTCAAGTATGTGAAAATTAGTTTAACTAATAATTTATTTGCAGCTCaagttttttcatatatttgtctttttttatacagtgtatttttgagtttattattttttctttctcagatGTTTATTACATTGTAAATCTGTCATTCTACATTGAATTTAACTCAAACAGTATGAGAATTAGTCATTTAGCAGTGTGGGGGGAGGAACATAAGAGCTTTGAGCGATAAGAGTTGTGGGTTTTGAATCCCCCACCTTCACTTTTCTGCGCAAGTGTTCAGTTTCAATTTAATGGAATAATGGCAGGTATATAGTACATTAGTTGCATTGCAATTGACTTTTCTTTATCTATGGCAGACTAAGGTCAGGACtcatgttgttgttggtgatccAAAGGAGAAGATTTGTGAAACTGTACAGGATTTGCATGCTGATGTGCTTGTGATGGGGTCTCGGGCTTTTGGCCCTATTAAGAGGTACACAAATTTACTTCTGACAAGCCAGAAAGTTACATAGAAACTTACACTAACAATGGACttaatatgtatttttgaaCCTGATTAGGACCTTACATATCACAAAATGGCATGATAATAAACCATTTGGACATTTTTTTATCCTTCATATGTATAATGCTGACAACTGGCTAGACACTGGTCGAACAGTAATACCAGggaagaaaatggaaaatttcaaacttaaatgtatttttcatattttattgttCTAAGGAATCTGAAGTTTAAAGATGGAAACTATATGGACTCGCCTCTCACAATGCTTTGAATTTTTGGTTGCAGAATGTTCCTGGGAAGTGTTAGCAACTACTGTGCCCACCATTCTGAGTGTCCAGTCACCATCATCAAAGGAAAGGGCGGTGTTAATAAGGGAAACTAATACACTTCTACTATGATATATCGACTTTTATTGAGTACGTCTATCCACACTTTTATGTCGCATCCCTTAAATTTGTTGAATATATTATTTAGGATTTGACATATAGTCTCTATAGAGTCATAGTTAACGTTGGAGTAAGAACTGAGGAGTCTATCGCTCTTGCAATCTGTTAATCAGTGTGATACACATGGAGATGGGTAATAATTTTGACTTCTTAGGCCTTAAATATTCGATAACTACCGTAGAAGAACCTCGTTGAACTTTTGTTAAGTGTTGCTCGTACTAATGTGACAGCCTGCACCTTTGGCCTTCTATTTCCATCCCTCCCTcccttttccttcaaaaaaacattttccccAAAACTTGTAGCAGCATATTCAGAACACAtccaatatcataaacaacttatCAATATCTTCATATATAGATCAAACATGTATTAGATCACTCTTGTTAAGAAGGTTAACCATCTTACTCCTGATATTCATATGGGAAATCATGGGACTATGAAGTCTTAACCAAGAACCGAGGTAGGGAGGGACATGGGAGCCTGTTTGGAAAACTAGCCACTGTATCTTCTGCTGCAGAATATAAAGAAACGGAGTTAAGAAAGGACTCTGGTTGAAGGAGGCAGGGGGGtttaattttgagttttgaccCATTAAATACGCTGCATAATTTTAAGAAGTGTCTTGGCATTGCATATAGTTGTCATGtgtaaaatatcatataaatgaCATTTAAAGAGATTCTAAGAGTATCCGTATTTAAAGATATAGTTATAATACAATAATGATAAGGACTTTATGATTAAAAGGTTTTACAGTAAAAAAGTCTGAATTAATAGTTGGTGAAATGAAACTACAAGGATGTACTAACTAATTTAGCCTTGCTTTCACATCTAGTGGAACTCTTCTGTCACAGATGTAAAGCTTAACTTTACTGTCATGCCCAGGATTCCCTGCAGTCACAAATTTGCCGCATTCATGCATATGGCACATCCTCAATTTTTGGATCTAGATCGGGTGGTTTAGATATTAAGCTCAGTATTTTCATCCTCAATTTTTGGATCTAGATCGGGCTTATGTGCTGAATGCATGAATGCAGCAAATTTGTGACTGCAGCGAATCTGATGTGTAATTAACAATGTGTGGGGTTCTAAAACAAGTTTGGTTTCTTTTAGGTGAGTTGCCACATTTCAGGTGCTGATTCTGCATTTGTCCAACTGATCATGTCAAAAGCTTTTTCATGCTTTGGATTTGCACGTTTTTTGCTGGTCCTGTGCCGTAGCTAAGCTTTGAAGTTTGTATTGCCATTGCTGGTCATATCCTGCTACAAGTACGAGTTTTCGCTGTTTGTGGACAATAATGGTGTTGTGCGTGTGAAATTATTGGAGTTAAGAGTTGATTTTCACCTGTGCTATTATATATTTGGTAGTTGTTGCAGTGATTCAAAGAGATACATGACTcctgaaattttttattgttttttaaagttCTACAATGTTGTAAACAAATGTTGGATTACTTTAGCTCTGTGttagaaaatttattttctgaGCATTATTATTGTTTCATTTATGTATAGAACATTGgttgaatttattttacaaatgtCTTTGAGGTTTACAAGGTCAAACTTTTGCTGTTAACTTGTTAACTGACATCTTACATGACACTCATTTGTGGAATAGAGTAAGTAGTAATTAACTaacacataaaaatcaaacattatattcattaattattatACTTATAGaccataataatttatatacttTTAAATTACATTGGATACAAAGTGAGTAGCTCAATTTACCCTTTCCAAAATAGtagtataataataatacataaagcagcaaaataaaagaatgaaaaaacaagaagaaatagAGAGATTAAATCCCTGGCTTGAAGGCCACCTAGATCCACTCCcatctctctaactctctcaagCCTTTAAATCTGGGAAGTCTTTGTTTCCATATCCACATCACTCTCTCTCAAACACCAATCCTGCATGGGCacaatgtaacgcccactttcaattaatcgtttatttaatcgagtttaggtcattatattataattatataatatgtgcatgattttagtatgttttgatgatttacgatgatttgattgatgacgtgataagttatgagttttggaggatttgattatgttatgagatttattttattgttaaatagaataaagatttgaaaataatataaaatatttagttgagggctgttttgatattttagatagttttgggggagaaagtgagataagataagttattagaaagaggtataaatagggaagacctaatatctttagaaaaccattgtacgtgaaaacttttggaaaaagggagaaaagcttagagaggagcaagagaccaagagtgctgcgattttcttcaaacaaggtaagggtgagattaataattcaataatgttatttactgtaattctgatgattagttgacaaagttaggattgatttagagaagttttggaattaggtcaaaaccctaaaaattgatgatcaaacggtaaaacttgttagattgatgaaagaaccgtcctttaaccttagaatatgtttaggatgaattctggaatcaaaaccacgctttgaaccatgttgtgtgatggatttttgagaaaaaccctagtctgcccgtgcttctgttcatcgctcgccacggcgagtgatgatcctcgcctcgcgagtgatgaacttcatcgctcgccacgcgagccccttcccttcgcctcgcgagttgtttggtgcaactcgccatggcgagcaacctttcctcgcctcgcgagcttaggcagagtgcatgtcatatttcgtgtttcgacctttttagttgaatcttgtatgcctttgagtacctgaacatacctagcattgattaggaatgaatgtaggatcagagggaacccagaacaaccttagtctgggagttgagtggtactcgccatggcgagtaagtactctcgcctcgcgagtacaaccaggatgaacttgtttatgtgtttatgcgatctgtgtcgcacttgttgatcaagagtgaacccctaactggtaatgagacctagtgctgtcgtttaatgcagactgtagagttttttaagttatattaatattaattgaatatgaactattgtattgtatattcatgcaagataagaagatgtgataatgatacaaattatgtgctttgatataatgatatcatcttgttatgtgacctgtttatgctgcttccgttatttaactaagtgcataattatatgatgaagtttagctccaaattattggatgcatgttgataagttgattacgatgttttgttcatatgtgtccatgcatagcatttcattgagcttagtcctcaccacgaatattaggagctttgtcctccgcacgttttataggagctttgtcctccgcacgattaaagtatattaatacttatgatgacgattggtaccacatgcatataaggagtctaggagcattgtcacattgtcatgattaagatgccttgttgataatgaatgaatatgtgattatgtgataagtgtttattgattatgttacgttgttcataatgaattggatatatgattacgtgataactgtttagcatttatgcaaagttaataatggaatgattatgatgttaatttatgattcgcaattacattgattaatgttattttattatgaaatctcaccccttctgcttgaaaatgttgcccttcgtatgggtaacttgcaggtgatcgtgcttagtgtgcagttgccgtcgtgagtggccttgccttcactgtgtcgtctaggtcgctctgatacgtaacgggatggggttttatgctataacatgcttcattctcttacgtgaactgccatgaatatttactgttttgactaactcttttgagatacttgttgggcctgcgtgccaaaacgttttacgaattatgattatgattttccgctgcaatgtttaagatattggttaaattattatttgactgttggattatgttatatgtgatatcccattgttttgatgcttactctgataaatgctatgtttttaatgaaattttgatattgggaaaacggggtgttacaattggtatcagagcaggtcgatccgtccggtcaattagagagttgtgtcgagtcttagtaatatttatattactatcttatggtgttgttgctacttttgtagaatctcggaaatggctggaagaaacgatgctgcgttagctgctgctctacaagctgttgcccaagctgtgggacaacaacctaacgcaaatgctggtgcgaacgcggaagctaggatgttggagacgttcatgaagaagaaccctccgactttcaaaggacgttatgaccctgatggagcccagacgtggcttaaggagattgagaggattttccgggttatgcagtgcacggaggatcagaaagtgcggtttggtactcatcagctggccgaggaagctgatgactggtgggttgctcttctgcctactcTTGGACAGGAGGGagttgttgtgacttgggctgttttcaggagagagttcctgagaagatactttccggaagatgttcgcgggaagaaagagatcgaattccttgagctgaagcaaggaaatatgtccgtgacagagtatgctgccaagttcgtggagctgtctaagttctacccgcactatactgctgagaatgctgagttctcgagatgcatcaagttcgagaacggtttgaggcccgacattaagagggcgattggataccaacagctgagagtttttcaggatttggttaatagttgcaggatctatgaacaggatacgaaggctcactacaaggtagtgaatgaaaggaagggcaagggacagcagagtcgtcctaagccgtacagtgcccccgctgacaaaggtaaacagaagatggtcgatgttaggcggcctaagaagaaggatgctgcagagattgtgtgtttcaattgtggtgagaaaggccacaaaagcaacgtctgcccggaggaaatcaagaagtgtgtccggtgtggcaagaaaggtcatgttgtagctgattgcaatcgtacagacattgtgtgctttaattgcaatggagagggtcacattagttcacagtgtactcagcctaagaggacgccgactactggtagggtctttgctttgactgggactcagacagagaatgaggatcgtttgatcagaggtacttgctatattaataatactcctttagttgctattattgatactggtgctacgcattgttttattgctttcgattgtgtttctgctttgggtcttgatttgtctgatatgaatggagagatggttgtcgaaactccagctaagggttcggtgactacttctctcgtatgtttgaaatgtcctttgtctatgtttggtcgtgattttgaaatggatttagtttgtctacctttgagtggtatggatgtgattttaggtatgaactggttagagtacaaccacgttcttattaattgttttagcaagtcagtacatttctcttccgtcgaagaggaaagtggtgcagagtttttatctactaagcagctgaagcaactggaacgcgacagtatcttgatgttttcgttaatggctaccttatctattgagaatcaagcagtgattgacaggttaccggtggtatgtgaatttcctgaagtttttccagatgagattcctgatgtgcctctagagagagaagttgagttttctattgatcttgttcctggaacgaagccggtctcgatggcaccttatcgtatgtctgcttctgagttatctgagttgaagaaacagttgaaagacttgcttgagaagaagtttgttagaccgagtgtttcaccttggggagcgccggttttgttagtaaagaagaaagatggtagtatgcggttgtgtattgattatcggcagttgaacaaggtaactatcaagaataggtatccacttccgagaattgatgatttgatggatcagctagtgggtgcacgagttttcagcaagattgatttgagatcaggttatcaccagattaaagtaaaagatgaaga harbors:
- the LOC120579847 gene encoding rho GTPase-activating protein REN1-like isoform X2, translated to MYIDSEDDESESEDDDLSYDDYYDDEQDESIEGSDVDASDELVSETNSETGDSAVNDEYDKDHNISYSSSKSSEVCDHLEVSLPQSEDIKSCENFTSQNKTASANDSTKPTDIIEGLSPDQTTMNRSNCPSTSSCNDAISNRKMHRRRTVLGQNHGSKDLSMESIDFLDENEAEVERLEAVKTELHRQIAEEVKINVKLQSYVETRKEALYERRVVLERNVDKLQEQLLMEKSLRATLEAGLEFPPGTSSELSGIDEKTKTNVEEIVLIEADLADLERKVNELGLRLNAQLEWNSSSISQQISSHERNLKNKPDTEVAAISESDRSIKKQDSHFGGAGNENERKPESTSLPNKHSPSSKKSVARAEGASFTTSTITRLTSKLYFLKDRRSQFSNEIRNMNKGKALELQLPPPSPNERQSPNKSLLRSPNMSRENERQSPVPSPNKSRGFEFYMSLMSPKRTRGSENHSPSTSEKVRGNEDHSPQYSEKLRKSDSQPYHSDSQNESSQLYLKRGRSEGNIHNVDKSQLH
- the LOC120579847 gene encoding rho GTPase-activating protein REN1-like isoform X4 produces the protein MYIDSEDDESESEDDDLSYDDYYDDEQDESIEGSDVDASDELVSETNSETGDSAVNDEYDKDHNISYSSSKSSEVCDHLEVSLPQSEDIKSCENFTSQNKTASANDSTKPTDIIEGLSPDQTTMNRSNCPSTSSCNDAISNRKMHRRRTVLGQNHGSKDLSMESIDFLDENEAEVERLEAVKTELHRQIAEEVKINVKLQSYVETRKEALYERRVVLERNVDKLQEQLLMEKSLRATLEAGLEFPPGTSSELSGIDEKTKTNVEEIVLIEADLADLERKVNELGLRLNAQLEWNSSSISQQISSHERNLKNKPDTEVAAISESDRSIKKDSHFGGAGNENERKPESTSLPNKHSPSSKKSVARAEGASFTTSTITRLTSKLYFLKDRRSQFSNEIRNMNKGKALELQLPPPSPNERQSPNKSLLRSPNMSRENERQSPVPSPNKSRGFEFYMSLMSPKRTRGSENHSPSTSEKVRGNEDHSPQYSEKLRKSDSQPYHSDSQNESSQLYLKRGRSEGNIHNVDKSQLH
- the LOC120579847 gene encoding rho GTPase-activating protein REN1-like isoform X5, producing MYIDSEDDESESEDDDLSYDDYYDDEQDESIEGSDVDASDELVSETNSETGDSAVNDEYDKDHNISYSSSKSSEVCDHLEVSLPQSEDIKSCENFTSQNKTASANDSTKPTDIIEGLSPDQTTMNRSNCPSTSSCNDAISNRKMHRRRTVLGQNHGSKDLSMESIDFLDENEAEVERLEAVKTELHRQIAEEVKINVKLQSYVETRKEALYERRVVLERNVDKLQEQLLMEKSLRATLEAGLEFPPGTSSELSGIDEKTKTNVEEIVLIEADLADLERKVNELGLRLNAQLEWNSSSISQQISSHERNLKNKPDTEVAAISESDRSIKKQDSHFGGAGNENERKPESTSLPNKHSPSSKKSVARAEDRRSQFSNEIRNMNKGKALELQLPPPSPNERQSPNKSLLRSPNMSRENERQSPVPSPNKSRGFEFYMSLMSPKRTRGSENHSPSTSEKVRGNEDHSPQYSEKLRKSDSQPYHSDSQNESSQLYLKRGRSEGNIHNVDKSQLH
- the LOC120579847 gene encoding rho GTPase-activating protein REN1-like isoform X1, whose product is MYIDSEDDESESEDDDLSYDDYYDDEQDESIEGSDVDASDELVSETNSETGDSAVNDEYDKDHNISYSSSKSSEVCDHLEVSLPQSEDIKSCENFTSQNKTASANDSTKPTDIIEGLSPDQTTMNRSNCPSTSSCNDAISNRKMHRRRTVLGQNHGSKDLSMESIDFLDENEAEVERLEAVKTELHRQIAEEVKINVKLQSYVETRKEALYERRVVLERNVDKLQEQLLMEKSLRATLEAGLEFPPGTSSELSGIDEKTKTNVEEIVLIEADLADLERKVNELGLRLNAQLEWNSSSISQQISSHERNLKNKPDTEVAAISESDRSIKKQDSHFGGAGNENERKPESTSLPNKHSPSSKKSVARAEQGASFTTSTITRLTSKLYFLKDRRSQFSNEIRNMNKGKALELQLPPPSPNERQSPNKSLLRSPNMSRENERQSPVPSPNKSRGFEFYMSLMSPKRTRGSENHSPSTSEKVRGNEDHSPQYSEKLRKSDSQPYHSDSQNESSQLYLKRGRSEGNIHNVDKSQLH
- the LOC120579847 gene encoding rho GTPase-activating protein REN1-like isoform X3 yields the protein MYIDSEDDESESEDDDLSYDDYYDDEQDESIEGSDVDASDELVSETNSETGDSAVNDEYDKDHNISYSSSKSSEVCDHLEVSLPQSEDIKSCENFTSQNKTASANDSTKPTDIIEGLSPDQTTMNRSNCPSTSSCNDAISNRKMHRRRTVLGQNHGSKDLSMESIDFLDENEAEVERLEAVKTELHRQIAEEVKINVKLQSYVETRKEALYERRVVLERNVDKLQEQLLMEKSLRATLEAGLEFPPGTSSELSGIDEKTKTNVEEIVLIEADLADLERKVNELGLRLNAQLEWNSSSISQQISSHERNLKNKPDTEVAAISESDRSIKKDSHFGGAGNENERKPESTSLPNKHSPSSKKSVARAEQGASFTTSTITRLTSKLYFLKDRRSQFSNEIRNMNKGKALELQLPPPSPNERQSPNKSLLRSPNMSRENERQSPVPSPNKSRGFEFYMSLMSPKRTRGSENHSPSTSEKVRGNEDHSPQYSEKLRKSDSQPYHSDSQNESSQLYLKRGRSEGNIHNVDKSQLH